The segment aagtaaagtaggcatccatgggataagagggaaggtcctctcatggatcagtaactggataaaatataggaataaatgatcagttttcacagtggaaagaggtaaatagtggggtccctcaaggatctgtcctgggaccTGTAATGTTCAATGTATTCATAAGGGACCTGGAAAAAGGgttaaatagtgaggtggcaaagttttccCATGATACAAAATTTCTTAAGATGGCGTCCAGAGCTTGCTATTAAgaattacaaaggaatctcaaaaattgggtgactgggcaacaaaatggcacaaGAAATtcaataagtgcaaagtaatgctcaTTGGAAAACAAACAACTATATATAGAAattgatgggggtctaaattagtgttaccactcaagaaagatcttggtgtcatcatggatagttctgtggaaacatctgcttaatgtgcagtggcaaatcaaaaaagttaacaatacaggcactattaggaaaggggtagatagGATATTCTCTGTCCttccactgtataaatccatggtatgctcacacctcGAATACGGTGTACAGTTTTGGTCCCCCATTGCAGAAGTATatgtattagaattgggaaaaaaagtacagagaagggcaacaaaaatgattaggggtatgggaaAAAAAAACTTCCATCTGAGAAGAGATTACAAAGATGGATTCTtcaccttagaaaagagatgactaaggagggatatgatagaggtctataaaatcatgaatggtgtagagaaagtgaataaggaagtgttatttactccttcacataacacaagaaccagaggcacccaattaaattaataggcagcagcaaTTAAAACatacataaggaagtacttcttcacacaatacatagtcaacccgtggaactttttgccagggggtgttgtgaaggtcaaacgtataactgggttcaaacaggaattagagaagttcatggctattagccaagatggtcagggatgcatccccatgctctggatgtctctgaacctctgactgctagaagctgggacaggatgacagaggatggataaTTTGctaaattaccctgttctgttctttccctttgaagcatctggcaccagccactgttgggtgacaggatactgggctaaatggaccattgatctgacccagtatggctgttcttatgttcttaaaaagtCTATACCTTTACTTGCTGCATATGTACATATAGGAAGATGGAGTATGTTGTTCCAATAGCTGATACTTCATGTTTTCTAAATGACATGAATAAAACCCCAGTGTTTCTGAAACACGATCAGGTAAATTCAGTTCTGAATAGTGCAGTTGCCCAATTTACACCACTTCATTACATGATACTTGAATTACCCTGATGTGcattattacaaatattaataGTTATGAAGAGACACATGGTCCTTTAGTCCCCTTACTTTGGTCAACAGAAAGAAATAAATTTTCTCAACATGATCCACATGCAAGCCCATCCCAGAACCGGCAAAGGCCCTTTTGAGGTTAGGGAgggagattattattattaaaatatatttattactaCATaagccttcccccccagcccAAATAAGACTCACACACTGCTGCCTAATCCCAGTTTTGTTTTGTCACATTCGTTccagcaaaacaaaatgaaagattctATTCTTCTCTTGGTATTAACCCCTGTTAACAATGCAGAGCGTTCCTTGTTTGTATCATGCTGGGGGACCCAGCCTCTATGGCTTCAAAATGGATATCTTCCTTGGAGGCTGTGTCATTAAAACCAACAGTACTCACCTATAAACAGAACTCTAGGAACATACTGGCCATCAGGTGAAAGATGTTTGTCAGTTGTTTCATACTGGAACAAAAGTGATAAGGTTCTAAGTCAAGATTGCTGCAGATCATGTTGTATAAAAAGCACAAACAGAACATTTTCTTTCTACTTGATAATTTCTTGGCTATCAAACTGAACATGTAGTTTGAAGTTTTAAAGTTTGAGAAATACACTAACCAAAGAACATGGTAAAACTGCAGATGTCATATTTaacaatgtttttatttattttaaataaatcttataCTGTAGTGTATATCTTCTTGTAATAGCTATAGAATATACTGTATTTATCGTTAAATCTATCCCGTTGTAGCACCAGACAGTTCTAGTCATATCTGGTTAAACTGATGCACAATATTTGTCTTAGTCAAAGAAGCCATAATTAATGATATATGTTTACTGCTTCCAACCACTGTCATGAGTAGAGCTAGTTGAAATTTTAAGTTTTGATAAAATGTAACTGGAGAACTTACAACAAGATTCAGAAGAACAAACTTTTCAGCCAATTTCTGTATTTCTTTGTGTTCAGCAAATACTTTCTTCAGTGCTACAATTAATAAATGTGAAACAAttgttacaaataataaataaaatacaaacttGGGGAAAGAGGGGAAATCACACACATTTGCCAAGAAATGATATAGGAAAAGATTCCGATATGATTTGTGGGCTCTCCAAAGTTAGGAGATTTTAGCATGTCCAGCTGAAAGAATTAAAATGGAGAGTTTTAAGCCTGTGTGTGCGTGATATCTAGAACAGAGCTGAAGTAACAAATAGAAATGGCATAAGtctgttcccctccctcctccaaatTCAAACTCCTTCAAATTTCTGTGAGATTTGGATTTGAATTTTATCCAAACCCACCACATTATTTTAGTTCTGCCTTTCAGTCCAACTCAGACAAGTCTAGTTTGCGTGTCAGGTCCTGATCCTTCAGATGGACCTTGATGCCCACAGAGAACTCTAATGAAGTGAGTGGAGTATGCCACTGAATTAGAGAGCACGGTTGTATTTTAGCAGTATTTGAATTCATAAGGTAGAAAATAAGATGACTTTATGTTCAAAGCTATGTTACCTTGACTGTGTGGGCAGTCCTCTAAATGGTGGATAATCATCAGGGGCTTGTTGCTGAAATGGAAGAAGACACCTCATTTTAGACTCTCCTTATTGACAACCTTAAAGCCACTGCTGATGAGGGAGATCATCTCAGACTGTAAAGGACAATTAACGAAAGCACAGATTTCTAACGGTTGTCAGAGTTCTTTCCCTAATGCCAAAGGCATCGGGTAAATCAGATAACACTAGATGGCGCCATTGAAACCTGTGGCCaggatagaaaaaaaaatgttgttttaccCGGTCTTGGCTCTGAACAACGCTTCTTCATAGGTCTGAGTCCAGATAAGATTATCACCCCACCCTAAAGAAAAATGACATACAATTACCTTTAAAAAGTTGTTAGCAATGAGAAGATTATATCTAGGCTTGAAATATGAAGTAAAGGATACTAAGAAGTACTTTGAGAGAATATGCTGCCAAAAAGGGTATTGTAATTGAATGAAGATGAAATCTCTTCTGGGGGAAAAtgtactggggggggggcggtataTTTAGAGgccagagaaaaaaatatttgtgacTATATAGGCAGGGGAAAGGACAAGGACTGCAGGCCAGagctatttaaaaatgtaataggaTTTAACGGTAGCAGATTGAGGGGTGAAAGACTTTCATGGAGCTAGGATTGGGAGAATGAACCAAGTTTTTACCTCTGGAGAGAGTTTGAGGCAGTTTTGGTTTGGTCTCTTTTACTTCTTTTGTATCCCTTTTGCCATCGTTCTTAGCCAGAGCATAAGAGACAGCAACAAGCAGCAGGAACACAGATATACAACTCTTCTCCATGGCTAGTGCTGAAAAGATAACAAACCCTTAGAATTCTGGCAGTTTCTCAGAATGCCAACCAGGAAATTGCTCATCAGGATCATACAGTACATGAGGCTTCAGTGTATAAATGGCTAAGTAACAACTATGAAGCTGGGCTGAGTCACTGCTAGACTTAACCACTCTTGCTAGTTTGCATGTTCAAGTATGTAATGAATAAGTAGTAAAGTTTCTTTAGCAAacaaattattaataaatcaATCTATCATCTCCCAAAATCTTTAAAAGTTATTTGCGGCCACTTTTAAATATGCCCGTCCCATCTCAATGCAGTCATCCTAGATACTCTCTCTGATGCTAGTTCTTTCTGTTTTTCTTGATGGTGGCTTTACATACATTGAATTCATTTAATAAGACACATGAGATTCAACAATTAGATAACTTCTATAGTACCATTATTTAATGGTCTAAAGGCACTTGCAAATATGAATAAGTGTCTTAGAtattataaaacatttataacagaagttgatccaataaaagatatcacctcacttACCTAATTACTGTGGTAATGAATTTTTTAtaaatgagagagacaaagtaTCTCCCAACatccatgtgagggaggtcagttTAGAAGGGCTTACTCCATTTCTCAGacagagaaactgaggtacagaggggCAAAGTTACTTACCTCAGGGATCTcagagtggcagagccagggtttGAACACAGATTAGAACAGAGGATTTCTTTCAAAATGCAATGTATCAGTGTAAGGGATGCTTTACTACTGAAATCTCTTCCTGAGCCTGACTCAGGGAGTGAGGATGGAGCCTGGAAAGTTTGATCAAAAGTTCCTTGATCTTTTAAATAATCCTACCAAGACTTAGTACTCTTACTCTGTGAGATTCAAATCTGCTCTGTAAATTCTCATCTGAGTGCTAGGATAGCATGGGGAGGTGTACTACAGAAAACTTAAGATAAACAGATAGGTAATCCAGAACATACATAGGAAAATCAAAATGGATGCATGAGCTTCAGCCGGTATATTTTAAATGCAGGCTGCAAAAGTGAAAGCATGGTGAGGCTGCCTCTTTCCAGGGCTTTGGAGGAAACCACATGAGGGGGGCTTGTTAAGAGGAGTTAGAATGTCTGGTAAATCACCCTTTGCTGCTCTAATGCCCAATAGACTCTGGCTCTCTGCTCAGTCATGGCCTCAACAGCATAGAAAAAGCAACAAGAAATGTTTTTTGGAAATAGGCTGATGTTTagattagagaaaaaaaaaagtctccttaGAGGGGAGGAAATCTAGTAAAGCTTCATTAGGAAGCCCAGTGGAGATTCAGAGCAGATGAGACAGTTTAGTTAGATCATTATGTAGgaaatattgctttaaaaaaaaaaaaaaaaaaaaagggggggggggactggtcAAACAGGAAATCAAAGAGCAAACAAATCTCAGCTTGCTGGCTGATACAGAATTGAAAGCAATGACCAACCAGCATTAAACCTACTCCTTAAAGCATCATCTGTACAAAGCTAGATATTGCCATGGTAAGCTCCAAGGGGAAAATAAAGTTTCTGGTTCTTTTAATTGAAGAGACAGTATTATTCCACCTGTCCCCTTTATGGCAATCTATATACTTTAAGTtgcctttttcttccctttccatttctcaCCTGCTACAGTAATAAGTAACTTGAGTCCAAAGCTCACTGGATTCTAACAGGTGCATTTCTAAGCAAGAGCTCATAGCCTTACCTTGTTTATCCTCCCACTTGTCAGAGGAGCTGGGCAAGTGTTCCAAGTTTCAGTCTGAACGGCAAAGTCTCAGTAATACCTATTTATGCACCTTGGCACACCTCAACTCCACCCACAAGTTAGGTATTTGAATACTACACCCTGTGAGCTAACCTTTctattttttcaaagaaaattacATTCAgggttaattttttaatcaaataatTTTACCCTTTCATAGCAATTACCCCatgcaaaatacattttaatacagaGACACTTATATGGCTTTTTGGGtggttttaaaaaggtattttaaaatgtgggcaAACAGCCAAGTCCAGGTAAGCTTAAATCAAGATTCCTGATTTGCCTGAAGGCTGATTTGTCTTTGTGTGATTGGATGGAAGTTTTAGCCTGCAGCAGGGTTCTTTTCTTCCTTTGAGAAAGTCAAAATGATGATTCAGAACTTTAGGTTTCCATCACTGTGGTAATTAAGAGATCATTTACTGTGCATGCTGTAGTCTAAGGCAGAgcattgatttttttggttttttaaacctAAATCAAATAGGAACATTTACAATGAAACTTATTTTAGTGGGCAGCTATACAGACTCTGTAAACCATCACATTATTTGGGaaccttaaaaacaaacacagtTTAAAATCTGCTATTTTAAATATAGCTCTGATTCATGTCCTATGTAACAAAGTAattctatatttattttaattatgccATAAAAATCCATGATTTTATATTTGATATACGTGCAATACAGTGCAACATTTAGGAAAAGTATAGAATCATTTGCCTACAAGACAGCCATCCATGGTGTTTGCGCTATATAATTTACAGAGCAAAATACATTGTGTTCTTGATCTGGGCAACATATTTTGAAACTACAGTACATGCCATTTGAGGCCCCCTTAGTacattttggttttcagacaTATTTTAAGGGACCCAGAATAATGGCCATCTCTGGTAGGGAAAGTTTAGCACTATCTAGAAAGGGAAATGAAACCCGTCAGATATAGATGTCAAATTCATTACAATTTCATGTATCTGCTAGTGAAAAGCAATTTCCAAATGCATTTAGACAGAGTGTATTTAAGAGAAAATACTGCTTTACCCTAATACACCACTTTTTATTTTTAGCTTTCCCAACATTTTGTAAAAGGTAACTAGGAAAATGCTGAGCACAGATAAGATGATGATCTCATTTGACTGTAATTATTACATTTCTTATTAATGTAGTTCAGCACTTTGATTTGTAATGTAATTTTATGAACTGGATGTTGGATGTGTGATAAACAAGAAATCTAAGCATTCAAGGAggtcaagatttttttaaactccatATCAAAGTACTTTATGCTATCTTTATGCATAGACTGATTATAAGTAAATGCAATGAGAGACAGAAAGTAATAATGTAATGAGTGTTTTACCTGAGAGGACTTTGCTCCTGTGCTTCTCCCATAGGATGCAGAACTATATCATACAGATGGCCACTGTAGCATCTGTCTAAATTAAATCTCCTctaagccaagattttcagaaatgggtgtctaaaattaggctcctaa is part of the Chrysemys picta bellii isolate R12L10 chromosome 2, ASM1138683v2, whole genome shotgun sequence genome and harbors:
- the AGR2 gene encoding anterior gradient protein 2 homolog gives rise to the protein MEKSCISVFLLLVAVSYALAKNDGKRDTKEVKETKPKLPQTLSRGWGDNLIWTQTYEEALFRAKTGNKPLMIIHHLEDCPHSQALKKVFAEHKEIQKLAEKFVLLNLVYETTDKHLSPDGQYVPRVLFIDPSLTVRADITGRYSNRLYAYEPSDISLLYSNMQKALKLLKTEL